agattgggggaggtctgatacatacccgatttcagccaaaatcttatctcacttagcagactggattcgagaggctacaggacggtagctggtggaggaatcctgagggtgctatgcggcgataggattgtgctggaggggaagaaggggagcagaggacattattgcCTGGCagagagtccagtgcgaggtggagcttcgggagtcaggtggagcccagagcgaggtggagctccaggaggcggatcgggcacgagacaggagactcgggaggacgagaggcgacgtcacaaggtgagattcctattgccgcaggatgatgccccgagcgggtctcaggtcaggaggagcgcagcatacgacggagatgggatcgagcagcctggctcgactcccatgtttgtccatccatgtgaagcgaaaattcagtgtaggggcaaaatggtaattttaaaactttttcaaaattactattttatagcaaaattattaattaatctcattaattaatactaattaaccctatactaggatctaaatatgatacaacagcatgcatttaaatttgaaattcaaatttgaaacagtaaactttttactgtactgtgttcagaacacatcaccttttgtgagtagtcgatcaccgcaatctgatcaccgtcgggggactctgatcatcacgtcacagccacactagtgtctggcctctgcggatcgtccacacgaagctcccatctgatcggctcctcacaaatgttagttcgtgattttacctttttgatggctgatgttgatcgaactccttcgatcgatgtgccgactcctcggacgcTCCAGAttgtctgcacgattggttgagaggttgatggatctctccttgaaatttgatggactcacgacactcgtggcacaccaatctcactttttgAACCCtaagtagaaaccctagggtacacaccaaaaacccggCACCCACTtcactctcctttttctctcctctcggtaaattttgaacacttcaaaattttttcagaacctccccacgccccttatcttttctttctttcattgcccacgcccacgccccctccctttctcattttataaaacatcgcaagagatgttgaaagtatgtgagtggataagaagaggtggttgctcacttaaattcaaatcaaatttgaattcaaatgtcaatcaatcttatcctcatctatttgtgcgagaaagaagagatggcgtggcctttttttttttctttttgtgcgtggagactttcacgagaaaccatttctcgtgtggaatatggggcgcacaaaagaggataagctggcgcatggttatttggttatccattcaaattcaaaaccctttTGAATTTGGaagggtaacaaaccaagttaatccaaataattggtgcacagaaatatgggcatgagagagctttgcgtgggagaaaattcatgagaaaatttcttctcgtgaattcaaatgggtgcaaggaagttgggtggtgcagaaaatttaaaacaagatggtttgattcaaattgagccaacctaattaaaataggttaagcacaattagaccagattaaacccaacacaattaggcttaattaggctcaataaaatcctaatcaaatcagaaattaactaaacctaacccctgatcaaatcagagactaaaccaccttagcgattagatcaacacttaacctaatcgggtcaatccaaactgaatctaattcaattggacttgatctaaaaataattattcaatcaaattgagttaattagcgattaaatcactaattaaacctctcataaatattgagtccaaattcgatgggcaattaggcataagagaccatcgatatgaaaccctgatcaaagagttcaaatttcaaattcaaaatttgaaattcaaaattttgaccccggtacccaaaatgtgtggaactcatgatcagagaatcctaattctcaatcatagagttccagacacataagactcataatcagccattagatcagaaaggaacatctaatgtgtgtgaccccgcaggttcgaacctaagccggtagcacaggaaccaattcctgtactaatcgaagtgaccatctagcaatggtatccgacgaccggataggtcgaatagtcgcaatcgcaacattcagaacctacgtgaatatggttaccgtataattcatcccttttgacccctgtgtttaggacgacttagggttaaactgtcaaccctgatgagatcatctgaatcgtgctcaactcaattagtcctgtgactcctcactaggactaccctggccaagattttgctaaattgaaacacgactgtacacagctcctaaactggagtggtcaatcccatcttgacacacgcaccgacaagtcaagtacttgactacacccagcagccttccgtcactgaattagaaattcaggtagtccagtgcctaagtgcagtgagttgcttgcaagtcaccgtggcggtctcaggtcggagggacatttatacccataacccatcggagcaaatcttgacagcaaaaatagctccggagtcggtcacgttcagtgcaaatgtaccattacatctcacctgtatgccataccagtgtctccacactccttggttatgaggacaatcaacccatatggcacacaacgacctatgctcgataaacattgtcgtccttggtaacaacgtatcatttggtcgcgaacaggtttaaggactaagcgacaaattctcctttgtcgagtctaaatagtcctaaggacttcaccacaacacaggagttcattagaagatgaaatatttgtgatgaaaaaatgccaaaataacttttatttatttataattcatgtactaatacaaaaggagcacaaccgtcaacaggctgacgattggctttgggacactattcccaataccatgatcagtaggcgattgccccagggcatgggggcgaggagatctagaagctctcagagtttggaggaggtcgaatatcgagtcgaggtggagattattaagatttgatgcctcgagattcagcccacattgaacccacagcgaggttcgtgatgaaaaacggagtccaacgagaccaagatcacccgaaatggagctcagatggaggagatacgagcttttgaagtcggcacaacattcgaggcggcggaggaccgccggcgaccggcggtgggcggcagcggcgcgaccgcaggcggcggtgcgtgagacgcgcgacccaggcccagcctggcgcgctgcccaggcgggcgcgcgcaggcccgcgcgcaggcacggcccaggcccagcggcctgctggcccctttgccccggtccatcgtggaccgggcggtccacgatggggcctgtggaccgcgtgggcgtttctcacgcatttctcgcggtccatggcactattACATAGACCGGAGcgtgatcggagggcccaggtgatttccGATGAcaatccgacggttcaggaggttgatttggcttgtttaggactcttaaacctaatctaattaggtttaaaccacgtttaagcctttaaaaagaccTGTGATGAACAAACAGTTGAAGTGGTTCGgatttgcgccgtacgaagcccgtacgaatccgagaagagagagagagaggcgagagtgctgagagagaaggagcaggaggctcctggacagcgatcgccagaTACTTtaggggttcaagggggtcttcaagagagagagcttttgtgaggggaacttttagtgagagagaattgggtgtacaagggttgagggtgaggtctcctcttgtaaaatttttttttcatagtgaagtttgcatgccccgtgaaaACGAgcttttttgtggctgatccacatattttgattattattttttttttgtttcttctttcttcctgctgcatcgtgtggtactgaaaagattttAAGAGATGATATCCTTGCCAGATATCCATCCAACATATATAATGTGAAGCAAGTAAGCCTGCAGGGCTGGTATTTTATGCCTTCCTTGCCAGGTATAAGGTTAAGGAGTGCGAGTCCTCGTTCGCATTGCATTTTATGAACGTCTAGTCTATTTTTTCAATCAATCGGCAGGTTGCACTGCGACAAAAAAATATCTAGCAATTTGTGCATCACCGGTTGGTAGATATGAGGTTGGTGGGCGGCTCCTAATAATAATGATCGTTTAGGATTTGTGCATCGTTGCGTGTCTAGAGGGGGAGGGAGAGATTAATTTTGTCTGTGCTCCTCCTCGGAGCAATTATTGCATGGATCAGGGCAAATCTCGGAGTATGGACGGTGGATAACGCGCAGacgggaattggtgaaatacaagggccAATGTGGGATTTGGCGTGGTCCATTGGACCTCGTCCAAGTAACAGTGATCTCTGCTTCTCATGTTCCATTGTTCGCCTGGCGCGACCTTTCGGACagctaaatattttttcaaatgaaaatggcGCGGTGGGTCCATGAGGGCGATACCCAATCTGTTTGTCTAAATCCAGAGGACTGAGCTGCTGCAAAGCTGAAAAGGCCCAAGCCATCTCCATATTATTATAAGTATGAATGGAGCACGAGATACAGATGCATGAAACCAACATTTTAATAGAAGATGGGCCCCGACATATACGCCAGAAAGGCATCAGGGCTAAAATCTAAATGCTTGTGCTCCTCTCCCAATGTTTCACGCTGTGTGTCTCGACATGGCAGATGAAATCCGACCCAGACacacaaataaaataaaataaaataaaataaaataaagcggATATGAATcgcatcaaaaataaaatttataacaaGAACGAACGATATAAAATAAGTAAAGGACACACAATAAACATCCAATCCTTGTCCAATTCTTATTTgtaaaacaaaaataaatatagatatgcatcaatatattCATATCTTGCTATTTTCAGTCCTGctgtttattcttttttttattacTTTACTCAGTGACAAAGATGATTAGTTCAATTGTTCCTTTATATATAGAATTTTTTAGGAAAAACGAAAGGCAAGAGTGGTTAGCTGCTTACCCAGTCACGGCTGGTGCTGTTCCTCCATTGTGTAGCCCGGTCCGAGTCGTCCTGATCTCCAGCACGCATTGTTCACCGTATCATCCATTTTTATTTAAGATGCGTTTGGTTAGtcattgtttgttttttttttttttaatttttaaaaaataaaaattaaaaaataatatttgataatatcataaaaaataaaaaattaaaattaaaataattattttatatataaaataatttttttattttttaaaatttatttttttttactttcatacatttaaaatatcaaatcaaaaagtaaaagatcCGCATCTTTCTCTCGAAGAGCTCTTCACCCCtccattttcttctcttttcttttctaaatCTTTATCTCTCATCAAATTCTTCATCTGTCatttttaaatcttattttttattttatagcaaTGTATTTatgaaacatatttttatatttttatttttatttaataataaaaataaaaaaataaaaaatattttttaaaaattaaaaaatataatcaaatgcaTTCTTATCTACTGGATTTATAAAAGGCTGGTCATTAAGAGGACGATATCGGATTAGCATTGCCGAGATGCAATCGTTTTAAAATATGGGTAGGacgaaacagagagagagagagagaggagcgaaaGAACAGGGAGTAGGTGTGGATTGACCAGACCAAACCTAAGCTTTGCTACGCACTTTCCATCCCACTTCCTTCCCTGGTGGGTCCTCGTTGTCTGAACCCACCAAACCACGCATCTGTATATAATCACCACCAGCCTTCGTCCCCTCCAGCTCTGGAAAGGACACCCTCTCCTCAGCTGCCTGCCACACCACAGCACAGGGTAGAAGAAAGAAAGCTaattcttcttctccgacgacccACCaacctctcatctctctctttctcttccacaATTCAATTCCAGTTATAGCGCGTCCGATCACATTTAGCCCGACAACGATGGCGGAGATCCTGCCTCCCCCTTTACCCACTGCCACCACCCTCGGACCCTTAACCCACCAATCCCACTCGGTACCGCCGATTCCCGGGAGACTACCCCAACCCACCCTCCGCTTCCGACGCCACCGCGTCGGATGCATCATGCACCGCCCGGAGATCGCCCGCGCCGGCGGCTCTTTCTTCTACGGCACCGTCGGACCCAGCCTCGCCGACTGGCAGAGCACCTGCGCCATCCTCTCCGCCGCTGGGAAGGGGGAGGTGGACGGTCAGAGCCACGAGGCAGCTCCCGTCCCCGCCGTCGTCAACGGCCACGCGTACGCCGCGGCCGCCACTCTGGATGTGGTGCCGCTGCCACGGCCGCTGACGATCGGGGACCTGGCCCCGGCCCCGATGCACGGGTCCCAGCTCCGCGTGGCCTACCAGGGCGTCCCGGGGGCGTACAGCGAGGCGGCCGCGGGAAAGGCGTACCCGGAGTGCGAGGCCATCCCCTGCGACCAGTTTGAGGTGGCCTTCCAGGCGGTGGAGCTCTGGATCGCCGACCGCGCGGTCCTCCCCGTGGAGAACTCCCTCGGCGGCAGCATCCACCGGAACTACGACCTCCTCCTCCGGCACCGCCTCCACATCGTGGGGGAGGTCCAGATGCCGGTGCACCACTGCCTGGTGGCCCTTCCAGGGGTCCGGCGGGAGTGCCTGACCCGGGTAATGAGCCACCCGCAGGCCCTGGCCCAGTGCGAGCTGACACTCAACGGCATGGGCCTCAACGTGGCCCGCGAGGCGTTCGACGACACCGCTGGCGCCGCCGAGTACGTGGCCGCCAACGGGCTCCGGGACACGGCGGCGATCGCGTCGGCCCGGGCGGCGGAGCTGTACGGGCTGGAGGTGCTGGCGGACGGGATCCAGGACGACTCGGGCAACGTGACCCGGTTCGTGATGCTGGCCCGGGAGCCCATCATCCCGCGGACCGACCGGCCCTTCAAGACCAGCATCGTGTTCGCCGACGACGGGGAAGGCACCTCCGTGCTCTTCAAGGTCCTCTCCGCCTTCGCCTTCCGGGACATCTCCCTCACCAAGATCGAGAGCCGGCCCCACCGGAACCGGCCCATCCGGATCGTGGACGAAGCCGACGCCGGAACGGCCAAGCACTTCGACTACATGTTCTACGTGGACTTCCAGGCGTCGCTGGCGGAGGCGCGGGCGCAGAACGCGCTCGCGGAGATCCAGGAGTTCACCTCCTTTCTCCGCGTTCTCGGCAGCTACCCCATGGACATGACCCCCTGGCCGCGGGCCCACGACGACACCGATCCTGCTTCCAACCCGTGAATCAATCAATCCGTCGATCGTATCGATCATCGATGCGATGGTGGCGTGGTGAATGGATGTCCGCCCTTTCTCCTTTCCCCTCCCACAGACCTACCTACCAAATTGCCTGCCTGTCTGAACCTGTTCGTTCGTGTTCTTCATCAGAACCACCCGTACATCGATCCATCAATTTCCCAGCGCGGCGGCTGCTGATGGACGGCCGTGatcccttctttctttcattttctcctATCTTGtttctttaagaagaactttgtaTACAGAATTGCAGATACCCTCTTCTCTAATTGTGAGTTTTTGCCCTTCATGTCAATTTGTTGGTCAACCGGTGCCATCACGGAAAGGTTGGTGAGATCGCAAGGCGCCAAGTGTACTTGACTCCGTCAGTCGCCCGGTCTTACTCCTTATTTCCTTTGGGTggccttaattttttttttcctttgtttttatTATTCGTCCACGTGCATTCTGCTCTGCTGACGGTACTGTCGTGTCGTGTTCCGTAACCTTTGTGTCCATTTGGTTTACGGTCGTGATGATCATAAAACTAAACGCCGGTTGTGCTTCATGATAAATTAGTGTACCCTCAATTACTTTTTGAGCGACGACATTCTTCTGCAGCATAAGCAAGGCTATTACGCTTGTAATGTTCCTAAATATTCCTAGCATACGATCGATCACGTGGTTTACTTCTTTCGTGGATAATAATATAACGGTATGTCTATTGTCAAATAATACTTTGATTAGTCCTATAATCTATCTAAAATAGTATTTTACTATTACTATCAGTACTTCAATTAATTTTAGCTCttcgtcatgagttctttgaaTACAAATTCACATAGCATAGCGTGGTACCATGGGTAAATTTGTCCATTTTCCTGAAAACGTCTGGAAACCCTAATAAGCAAACAAACACCATCTCCTAAAACCTCACGAGCATCCCAATATACCtaatgaaaattttatgaaacaCAAATTACCTTTGAAACCAAACAATCAGGTTTCATATCCAGATTTCACCAACACCCATTTCATATGAGGGATTAGAGGACCTGTGATAACCTACTTATATTTATATGGGCTGGGAAGAACTTGGATATCTATATAACATATTATAAATGGtcattttaataaaatcttgaattgTTATAAATGATATTAAAATAAACTTAGTCTATGACTCATATTGATAAGAGGATAATAATATAGCTTGATCTTTTTGGGACCGACTACTGATTGATTATAGTATTTGTAATtagatttagttagatttatctTTTAGTGTGGAAAGAACATTAGGTTTTAAGTAGAAGAAGCAGATAAAGATTTGTGCATTCACATGTTTAGTCCTACATCAGTTATATATGACATAAATCTTATGTACATATATGATGCCAAAGaatgagaataatttttttttggcaaatATATTTTAGAGAGGTCCCAGGTTATTGTAAATGGTACTAGAGCTTATGCAACTCATGGGTTACGCCGACTAGATCTAGTGTGGGATTTTGTGGGGCTAATTTTTGGTCAATCATATATAGTGTTTATCATTGaaattgatttgatttagatccttGGTATATCAAGAACATTAGAGTTTAGATGGAGGAAGCATAGAAATGCATGTAGCctcatatcaattatatatttaatcaaaaaaatgaaaaaaaatatatattttttttctctctgaaTGAGATCTCGGATGTCATGAGACTAGCCCTTAGTCATCACGTTTGACATAGCGTTTATAAGAAGTGGCACTCAAATATGATTCCATAAATGGATGAGTAGGATGTATTTTGAAGCACGATGATGCACAGAGTATCAAAGCACACAGGTAGCCATGCGAATTCTCTATCCACAATgatgttttcttttctttattttgtttGGGGTCTTCTTACATCAACAAGTGATGTGACGTCAGTACAGAAGATGATATGCCATACGGCTTTTGTTGCCTTCAATTTGGCATGGAGGAAAATAAAAACATTTTGTTAGCCTCCAAAACAAATAATCGTATATGTCACCAGGCCGCCATACCAGTTCCGTTACGTGCGAAATCGTGACACTCCAACTACCGCTACTTCGAACCTAAAATGTTTTAGACTTTTAGCAATATCAGTGTAAACATGGTTGGTGGCAGAGAGAAGCATACCTGCCACTCATCTCACCGGATTACTTTTACTTCTGTGCGTTAATCAACCATATCGAGTCCTTTATGATTGGATATGTGATATATAGTCCTTTGTGTGAGGATCTGTAATGTCTTTCTCCTTTatctttaaaatcttttttattttttttttgggtttgattcacttttattcaaaaattcttttttttattctccaaattcaattagatttataatGATTCTTCTACGGCAACCTCTGATTTATCATTCATACGATACTCATAAACCTCCTCATTTAATTCATGATAcaaaaatcttttaatttttcaaTCGCCATCACAACTTACACAAAATTTATTGTCAAGTTTCATAAAATTTTCTCCATAACCTGACATTGATCATTTATATTTCACCATCGAATCTTATTagccattttatttttttatttaaaaaattgatattaTTACTTctaatctttttaaaataaaaaaatctaaagcaATGTAATCCTATGTAATCTACCCAGCACAAAACACCAAacaataatcaataaaaattaaaataaatatttttaaacttGGTCTACCAACTCGTAGGCTATCAAAATACCAGCGTGTATAGTCCAATTTAATCGGCTTGAATGTAGCCATGCGAAGTCTCCTCACACaatggtgctttttttttttatccaattagatccaaaggTGGAGTCACGTTTTAGCTTAAAGGTTCAATTGAATCTTCAAATTTTGATACAATATCCttagaaatatataaatattatttaaaaaattatatatatatatatatatatatatatatatatatatatatatatatatatatatatatatgaatcttCATAGAATAAAGAACCTTAATTAGTTTAGCGGTTTGAATCCTAACTTTCCATCCTCCATGTTtcatattcaaaatttttttattttttttctcatttttaattaatataatattattaaatttttatttatttatttatttatttattttaatttatatgttgAATTTTTAGGATGGAAATTCTGACTATGCCGTTGGTTAGATCAACAAGCGATGTCACTGCAACAGAAGTTGATGTGAAcgcatcagatttttttttttttcttggtaaaGAACGCaccagactttttttttttttttttctcggtaaagattggtacaggaatcagaCTTCTTTCATTGACTTCAATTTAGGagagagggggaaaaaaaaacgCTTTGTTAGCCTTCTAAAACAAATGATCGTATACGTCACTAAGCTAATACGGAGCTTGCGTACAAGCTTTGACCGCTATAGCAGTGCCCCACCAACTAATTTACATGTGAAAACGTGCGACTTTCCAACAACCACTCTTCGAACCAAAATGTTCTAGAAATATCAGTATCAACATGGCTTGGTAGAAGAGAGAAGTAAACCTGCCACGTCATCTCACAAGATTACAttcatctaagacaataatttctGTACGTTAAGAATCATGTCTAAGTCCTCTGTGATTGGTTATGTGATAGATTTGCTACGTTAATGCCGCTAAAGATACGCATTAATATATGTAGCCATTCTTTCCATTTTCTCGTTGGTCCGTCGTTTTTTCCATTTCTCCGTCGAGACTCCGAGTGCAGCATAAATCAAAAGGCGCGGTTGGTTAGTGTGAACAGGGACCGAGACTGCAGACCCCCTTCAGGTTGGGCCATTGACCAGAGGGGCGTGGTGGGTACGTGCGAGCGTAATTCTTTTGGTAAAGGGAGCGTCATTTTTCCCTATCCAGCCAAGCTTGCGAATTCATATAATGATAGATAGATACCTCCCCGCCCTCCTCAACGTCATCGTTGATGTGGGAAGATCGGAGGCCGTTTAACTGTTTCTGCCCTTAGATCATGACGAAATTATTCATAAACTATAGTAAGTGTACTTTGTTATTAGACTCCCTAATTAATTTGTTGGAGCGTTAACATCaaccattaattttttttcattttatgagTTATAGACATATAAGTAGATGAGCAGTTTTGTTAACAACCCTAGTTGACATGCGACACTTTcattttttatgtatatataatttaatttccaTTGTGGTTATTTTGAACCTAATCCTAATAGCATCCTAATCCTAATATCATCTTGCATCTCCATTGACTTTTCTTCATAGGGATACACAGAGGGCTAGGTCACCCGGCAAAATCATAAACGGGCTGGGTCAACAGTTCAGTTTCTTGGCGGCCCAATTCAAGTCTTAGGACCCACTGTGTGGCCGGACTGGATGGCCGTGATGCCTTCCTTGACTAGGTTCATGACATATATGTAAGTGTTTTCCACCATTCAATGCAAGAACAGTTTCAtaattgttttaaaatttttcaagcaGTTGTTATAAAGCAATTAGATATGGACTAGTAAAACCGACTCTCTACATCCTTTTCTCTCAATAATTTTAGGAATAGTGATGTCATGGAACTTAACCTTGGAACCAAAAAAGAGGTCCATGCCGTATGGCATGAGAGAATTGCTGCAATCCACTGGAGGTGAGACTTATAGGAGAGAGTTCTGGATGCAAAGAATCAATCCTCACGTGACATGTGGCAATGACTTATTTGTTTTCTTTTATGCCCCATGGATCACCAAGGATTTTTATATTGGCGAAGCAAGAGGCAAGGGTTATCAAACATTGCTGAGTAAAATAGGAGAGGAAAATCAGAAGAGCACAAGTAGAGCCCCAAGAAACGAAGTGCCATAGCCGGCCAACCAGTCTGCGTTTTTGTTGGCCTTGAAATCGATATGTAGCTTGAAATGAGCACAACAAGTCATTCAGGAACCAAATATCAATAAGAGAGAGCAGATCTCAACACATCTCCTGTATCCGTTAATCTAATTGATGATATGCCTGATTAAAGAAAAATTTGAGCCTGTATTCAGGTTATAGGCCTAGTGCCCGGTCTATATTATTAATTCTGCTTGAGTTAATGAAATACTGGGACAGTGCCAACTGGTAAAGTTGGTGAATTCATTCAGGGTTGGTATGATagattttctcccttttttttttttcattctttaaaaaatatattggtCCAGAACTGGGCAAAGCCCAAACGGATGTCTTAAACCTAGTCGTGATTCATATGCTTTCTCTGCGTCCGTGGTGCGCATCCAGTCAGCCTGGTTGGCATATTTCCACGGATCCTGTGGCTTCACCATCAAGCCTACCAAACCAAGTGGGCC
Above is a genomic segment from Elaeis guineensis isolate ETL-2024a chromosome 1, EG11, whole genome shotgun sequence containing:
- the LOC105038203 gene encoding arogenate dehydratase/prephenate dehydratase 6, chloroplastic, whose translation is MAEILPPPLPTATTLGPLTHQSHSVPPIPGRLPQPTLRFRRHRVGCIMHRPEIARAGGSFFYGTVGPSLADWQSTCAILSAAGKGEVDGQSHEAAPVPAVVNGHAYAAAATLDVVPLPRPLTIGDLAPAPMHGSQLRVAYQGVPGAYSEAAAGKAYPECEAIPCDQFEVAFQAVELWIADRAVLPVENSLGGSIHRNYDLLLRHRLHIVGEVQMPVHHCLVALPGVRRECLTRVMSHPQALAQCELTLNGMGLNVAREAFDDTAGAAEYVAANGLRDTAAIASARAAELYGLEVLADGIQDDSGNVTRFVMLAREPIIPRTDRPFKTSIVFADDGEGTSVLFKVLSAFAFRDISLTKIESRPHRNRPIRIVDEADAGTAKHFDYMFYVDFQASLAEARAQNALAEIQEFTSFLRVLGSYPMDMTPWPRAHDDTDPASNP